CGTCGGGGTTCATCGCAATGGTTGCCGCGGCGATCACCAGCTTCGTCTGCTTGTTCAGCGGCTTTGTCGGCTTGGGTGCCGTCGGCGATCCATGGCCATGCGGGGCCGCGTAGCCGGTGTCGGTTCGCGGCAGGCCTTCCCAGGCCTTCGTCGCGATGACCAGGCGGACGACGATCTCCGCCATCGTGTCCTGCTCAGCTCGCTTCGCGATCGCAGTCGTGGCTTTGGTTTCCCAGCCGCGAACCTTCTGGCCGTACTGCTCGATGGCCTTCTGCAAGGGCGTGAGCTTCTGCTTGCTGCTGCTGCGACGGGGCGGTCGTTGGATCACCACCCGGCTGCGCACCTGCGGCGCGATGCCGGCGGCGTCGATGCTCCCCGTTTCGATGCCCTCGGCCTGCATCGCATCGAACACCTGTTTAACCTCCGCCTTACCGACCTTGTCGACCTTGAGCTTGACCAGGCGATCGGCCGCGGCGTCGGCGAGGTTTCGCGCGGCTTTATCCTTTGCCGCGAAACATTGGCGGTCGGTGCAATGGCCGGTGAACTCATCGCCGAACAGGTCGGGCTGGCTGCTGGTGTTGCTGGGGCAGCTTCGGCAAGGGCGTTTGCCGGCGAAGTCCACGTCCAGACGCCACGGCACCTTGCCCAGGTCATTCAGCTCCACCTGCACTTCACGGCGGACCGCCTCGACAGTGGGGATGCGGGGCTCGGTGCCTTGCCAGTCCGGTTCGGTGAGGCCCTCGACGATGTCGTTCTGGGACTGGCGATCGCGGATCTTCACCAGCTCACGCAGGTGGCCGAGGCCGAGCAGGCCGGCGTATGCCGCCGCTTTCGCTTTCTCGCCGAGGCCCTGGGCCAGGTGCAGGCGATCGCGGACGAACTCGACCGTGACGCCGAGCTGCTTCGCCACCGCCTTCGCGTCGCCGCCGATCGAGTCGACGGCCTGCTCGACGGCCGTGACCTGCTCCATCGGGTTCAGGTCCTCGCGGTGCAGGTTCTCGATCGCCCGCTCGAGCAGCACGTCGCGGTCACTCATGGCCGGGGCGATCTCGGCGCGGATGGTCTCCCAGCCGAGCTGTTTCGCGGCGGCGAGGCGGCGGTGGCCATAGACCAGGCAGTAAGTTTCCTTCTTGCCGATCGACTTCACTTCGCAGACCAGCACGGGCTGGAGCAGGCCGCGCTCGCCCATCGATGCGGCCAGCGCGTCGAGTTTCACCTGGCTGTGCAGCGCGGCGTGGCGATGGTTGTCGATGTGGTGCTTGATGGCGTCGATGCGCACCTCCTCGATCGACCCGCCGTGCGTCCGGGCGGCGACGATGTTCTGGCCGTTGACGCGTTGCCCGTCGCGGAGGCGTTTGGGTTTGGCGGTGGCGGTGCTCATGGTTGTCCTCTCTTAACGCATGGGCCCGAGGGTTCGCGCCGCTGAACTGACGGCGGTTCGACGCGGGCGAGCTGGCGTTCAGTTCCAGCCTCCCCGCGCCACCCGGGCCCTACTCCCAAGGGTTTGAAGGCGAGCGAAGCCCAGCGCGTAGCTTCGCCCGCGAGTCGGGTGATGGGCGCCGGGAACGTCCCGGCAAGGCTGGTTGCGAAACCCTCGTGTTCATTCCCATCACCTGAATGCCGTCGGGCCCTCGCGTGGGGCGCCCGACGGCGGAGCGTGTTTACGCCGCGTCGCGA
The Phycisphaerales bacterium AB-hyl4 genome window above contains:
- a CDS encoding ParB/RepB/Spo0J family partition protein, which codes for MSTATAKPKRLRDGQRVNGQNIVAARTHGGSIEEVRIDAIKHHIDNHRHAALHSQVKLDALAASMGERGLLQPVLVCEVKSIGKKETYCLVYGHRRLAAAKQLGWETIRAEIAPAMSDRDVLLERAIENLHREDLNPMEQVTAVEQAVDSIGGDAKAVAKQLGVTVEFVRDRLHLAQGLGEKAKAAAYAGLLGLGHLRELVKIRDRQSQNDIVEGLTEPDWQGTEPRIPTVEAVRREVQVELNDLGKVPWRLDVDFAGKRPCRSCPSNTSSQPDLFGDEFTGHCTDRQCFAAKDKAARNLADAAADRLVKLKVDKVGKAEVKQVFDAMQAEGIETGSIDAAGIAPQVRSRVVIQRPPRRSSSKQKLTPLQKAIEQYGQKVRGWETKATTAIAKRAEQDTMAEIVVRLVIATKAWEGLPRTDTGYAAPHGHGSPTAPKPTKPLNKQTKLVIAAATIAMNPDAEWFSRLTELRVLAKLPTCNLNSWHMSGNLMNCGNVPALRALAGALRVEPKLPDPPDWETFKAKAEAKPKTPAKKTARKKAKRNTKKAAAAATPKQRAAAKKAPSKKKAAR